A genomic region of Sulfobacillus acidophilus DSM 10332 contains the following coding sequences:
- a CDS encoding RNA polymerase, sigma-24 subunit, ECF subfamily (PFAM: Sigma-70, region 4; Sigma-70 region 2~TIGRFAM: RNA polymerase sigma factor, sigma-70 family~COGs: COG1595 DNA-directed RNA polymerase specialized sigma subunit sigma24 homolog~InterPro IPR014284:IPR007627:IPR013249~KEGG: bbe:BBR47_20200 RNA polymerase ECF-type sigma factor~PFAM: RNA polymerase sigma factor 70, region 4 type 2; RNA polymerase sigma-70 region 2~SPTR: RNA polymerase sigma factor;~TIGRFAM: RNA polymerase sigma-70~manually curated): MGGSKGDRTTNARDERAFQEFVEAYGDRALRFAFVTLRSRPDAEDVTQEAFMRLWRHTVRRGVDTLTPALLYHTVTNLCRDRMRHAKRHPEDPTDFLETPHPAVDDRLPDPKPSLVEAVMQLAPPERQCVLLFYYMDRSLKDTARVLGVSEQVVKTRLYRARQRLKNQLEPLWKEGSL, from the coding sequence ATCGGCGGTTCTAAAGGGGATAGGACGACGAACGCACGGGACGAGCGGGCATTTCAGGAGTTTGTGGAAGCCTATGGGGATCGGGCACTTCGATTCGCCTTTGTCACCTTGCGTTCCCGTCCAGATGCAGAGGATGTCACGCAAGAGGCTTTTATGCGTCTTTGGCGGCACACGGTGCGCCGGGGCGTCGATACCCTTACCCCCGCCCTCTTATATCACACGGTGACGAACCTTTGCCGCGATCGGATGCGGCACGCCAAACGGCATCCCGAAGATCCGACGGATTTCCTGGAGACACCCCACCCGGCCGTGGATGATCGACTTCCCGATCCGAAGCCTTCGCTTGTGGAGGCCGTTATGCAATTAGCTCCGCCCGAAAGGCAATGTGTGTTGTTGTTTTACTATATGGACCGCAGCTTGAAAGATACCGCACGCGTTCTCGGAGTGAGTGAGCAAGTGGTGAAAACACGCCTCTATCGCGCCCGGCAACGGTTAAAAAACCAACTGGAGCCCTTATGGAAGGAGGGAAGCTTATGA
- a CDS encoding Enoyl-CoA hydratase/isomerase (PFAM: Enoyl-CoA hydratase/isomerase family~COGs: COG1024 Enoyl-CoA hydratase/carnithine racemase~InterPro IPR001753~KEGG: vpe:Varpa_2120 enoyL-CoA hydratase/isomerase~PFAM: Crotonase, core~SPTR: Enoyl-CoA hydratase/isomerase): MSLTVDIADHIARIHWDSPAPRQAFTRDLWRDLGDAVQRVSDNPDVRMVWLFSDSSVAFSAGADIREFPTHRFNAQDARAYHTLTENTVRRLMNCPKPTLAILRGYVVGGGVEIATACDLRVADETARFAVTPAKLGIAYGPLPSALLAQLVGPAHAKDLLFSGRLIEATEAQRMGLVNWIVNHEQLWDWVLDYSRRVVDNDPAAIALMKTMLHDWGRRWTATEEEAWESRTSQLADNDNYRRRVQRFLHSED, encoded by the coding sequence GTGAGCCTAACCGTTGACATTGCCGACCATATCGCCCGGATCCACTGGGATTCGCCAGCCCCGCGGCAGGCGTTTACCCGGGATTTATGGCGTGATTTGGGGGACGCCGTCCAAAGGGTCTCCGATAATCCGGACGTCCGGATGGTGTGGCTCTTCTCGGATTCCTCCGTCGCCTTTTCCGCCGGGGCCGATATCCGCGAGTTTCCAACCCATCGCTTCAACGCCCAAGACGCGCGGGCGTACCACACCCTAACGGAAAATACCGTCCGACGACTCATGAATTGCCCGAAGCCGACCTTGGCCATTTTACGCGGGTATGTGGTCGGTGGGGGCGTCGAGATCGCCACGGCGTGCGACCTCCGAGTGGCCGACGAAACCGCCCGCTTCGCGGTGACACCGGCTAAGCTTGGAATTGCCTATGGCCCGTTACCCTCCGCTCTCTTAGCCCAATTGGTCGGTCCTGCCCATGCCAAAGATTTACTGTTCTCCGGTCGGCTGATCGAGGCGACCGAAGCCCAGCGAATGGGACTGGTCAATTGGATCGTGAATCACGAGCAATTATGGGACTGGGTGTTGGACTACTCCCGGCGCGTCGTGGATAACGACCCGGCGGCGATTGCCCTCATGAAAACGATGCTCCACGACTGGGGTCGGCGATGGACCGCAACGGAAGAAGAGGCCTGGGAAAGTCGAACCAGCCAATTGGCAGATAACGATAATTACCGGCGTCGGGTGCAACGATTTTTACATTCGGAAGACTAG
- a CDS encoding acetyl-CoA acetyltransferase (PFAM: Thiolase, C-terminal domain; Thiolase, N-terminal domain~TIGRFAM: acetyl-CoA acetyltransferases~COGs: COG0183 Acetyl-CoA acetyltransferase~InterPro IPR002155~KEGG: aac:Aaci_0147 acetyl-CoA acetyltransferase~PRIAM: Acetyl-CoA C-acyltransferase~SPTR: Acetyl-CoA acetyltransferase;~TIGRFAM: Thiolase), whose protein sequence is MRDAYIVDGLRTPFGRRQGGLSGIRPDDLAALTLRGLVERTGINPALVEDVRLGCVTQVGEQGFNIGRLAPLIAGFPVEVPGVAINRMCASSLEAVNQAAQAIRADVHDVVIAAGVESMSRVPMGSDGSTFSQELLNRFQIVPQGISAELIAEKWELSREELDAYSLTSHQRAIEAQQAGYFDREILPVTVQTPDGETRRLTTDEGPRPDTSMEKLAQLRPAFKPDGRVTAGNSSQITDGAAALLLASEEALVRHQWTPRGRIVAMTVVGVDPVIMLTGPIPATAKVLQKAGLTLEQMDVIEINEAFASVVLAWGKEYRPDWTKVNPHGGAIALGHPLGASGARLVLTALNHLEQTHGRYGLITMCIGWGMAVATIIERL, encoded by the coding sequence ATGCGTGACGCGTATATAGTGGATGGCCTGCGGACGCCCTTCGGGCGCCGTCAAGGCGGGCTTTCCGGTATCCGACCGGATGATCTGGCCGCTCTGACCCTTCGGGGATTGGTCGAACGCACGGGCATCAATCCCGCCCTGGTGGAAGATGTGCGGCTTGGATGTGTGACACAAGTGGGGGAACAAGGCTTTAATATCGGTCGGCTCGCCCCCTTAATTGCCGGCTTTCCGGTGGAAGTACCCGGTGTCGCCATTAACCGCATGTGCGCATCGAGTTTGGAAGCCGTCAACCAAGCCGCCCAAGCCATTCGTGCCGATGTGCACGACGTGGTGATTGCCGCCGGCGTGGAATCCATGTCACGGGTACCCATGGGGTCCGATGGGTCCACATTTAGTCAAGAACTGTTAAATCGCTTTCAGATTGTGCCGCAGGGCATTTCCGCCGAGCTCATCGCGGAGAAATGGGAGCTTTCGCGGGAGGAACTGGACGCCTATTCCTTAACCAGTCACCAACGAGCCATTGAAGCCCAACAAGCGGGATATTTTGACCGGGAAATCTTGCCCGTGACTGTCCAGACCCCCGACGGGGAAACCCGACGGCTCACCACCGACGAAGGGCCGCGGCCCGATACTTCGATGGAAAAATTGGCCCAATTGCGACCGGCTTTTAAACCCGACGGGCGCGTTACGGCCGGTAACTCCAGCCAAATCACGGATGGCGCCGCCGCCTTGTTGTTGGCGTCGGAAGAGGCTTTGGTCCGCCATCAGTGGACCCCCCGGGGCCGCATTGTCGCGATGACCGTGGTGGGGGTTGACCCGGTCATTATGCTGACCGGTCCGATTCCGGCCACGGCCAAAGTGCTCCAAAAAGCCGGACTGACCCTCGAGCAGATGGATGTGATCGAAATCAACGAAGCCTTTGCGTCGGTGGTCCTGGCTTGGGGCAAAGAATACCGGCCGGATTGGACCAAAGTCAACCCGCATGGCGGCGCGATTGCGCTCGGTCATCCGCTCGGAGCCTCCGGTGCCCGATTGGTGTTGACCGCCCTCAATCACTTGGAACAAACCCACGGACGATACGGACTCATTACGATGTGTATCGGGTGGGGGATGGCGGTGGCCACGATTATTGAACGACTGTAA
- a CDS encoding Sterol-binding domain protein (PFAM: SCP-2 sterol transfer family~InterPro IPR003033~KEGG: ade:Adeh_2343 putative sterol carrier protein~PFAM: Sterol-binding~SPTR: Sterol-binding domain protein) — MTTEEVFHELKNRLAGKTPDQLANSQGTYQFNLSGDDGAQYYVTVTPSGATVEAGTAPAPGVTISMTAADFKALAGGQLNPMSAFMSGKLSVAGDMGLALKLQTLIS, encoded by the coding sequence ATGACAACGGAAGAAGTGTTTCACGAGCTCAAAAACCGCCTGGCCGGCAAAACACCGGACCAGCTGGCCAATTCACAAGGCACTTATCAATTTAATCTGAGCGGCGACGACGGAGCGCAATATTACGTCACCGTCACCCCGTCCGGTGCGACCGTCGAAGCGGGCACGGCGCCTGCCCCCGGCGTCACGATTTCGATGACCGCGGCTGACTTTAAAGCGTTAGCCGGCGGCCAACTCAATCCCATGTCGGCTTTCATGAGCGGCAAACTGTCGGTGGCCGGCGACATGGGTCTGGCATTAAAGCTGCAAACCCTGATTAGCTAG
- a CDS encoding Butyryl-CoA dehydrogenase (PFAM: Acyl-CoA dehydrogenase, C-terminal domain; Acyl-CoA dehydrogenase, middle domain; Acyl-CoA dehydrogenase, N-terminal domain~COGs: COG1960 Acyl-CoA dehydrogenase~InterPro IPR006092:IPR006091:IPR006090~KEGG: slp:Slip_2083 acyl-CoA dehydrogenase domain protein~PFAM: Acyl-CoA oxidase/dehydrogenase, type 1; Acyl-CoA dehydrogenase, N-terminal; Acyl-CoA oxidase/dehydrogenase, central region~PRIAM: Butyryl-CoA dehydrogenase~SPTR: Acyl-CoA dehydrogenase domain protein): MEFALTPEQLELREWAHGFAEKEMRPVAQDYDEREEFPWEVLQKAAKIGLLAYNLPEAYGGGGITSLLSSLVIAEELFWGCAGIATAMGGIGLAALPILEMGSEEQKRQWLPRFTDPDHVRLGAMCLTEPNAGSDVVNMSTRAVRDGDDYLITGTKTFITNGGIADVYVVFAKTDPAAGYAGVSAFIVDGKTPGISSGKKFKKLGLRASHTAEVHFDQVRVPAANRLGPEGQAFLGAMKMLEHSRPTVAIAAVGVARAAYEYALQYAKERVQFNKPIYHNQAISFPLVEMRTKIDAGRLLAYRAAWLADNQQSCNLEGSMAKAFCGDMAMEVTTQAVQTLGGYGYMRDFPVEKWFRDAKIMSIYEGTTQIQKRVMTRLL, translated from the coding sequence ATGGAATTTGCGTTAACCCCGGAACAACTGGAACTCCGCGAATGGGCCCACGGATTCGCCGAAAAAGAAATGCGTCCCGTCGCCCAGGACTACGACGAACGGGAGGAATTTCCCTGGGAGGTCCTCCAAAAAGCCGCTAAAATCGGACTTTTAGCCTATAACCTGCCGGAAGCCTACGGAGGCGGCGGCATTACCAGCCTCCTGAGCTCCTTAGTGATCGCCGAAGAGCTCTTTTGGGGCTGCGCCGGAATCGCCACCGCCATGGGGGGCATTGGTTTGGCGGCACTGCCGATTTTAGAAATGGGGAGTGAGGAGCAGAAGCGACAATGGCTGCCCCGCTTTACCGACCCCGATCACGTCCGATTGGGCGCCATGTGTTTAACCGAGCCCAATGCGGGTTCGGATGTGGTCAATATGTCAACCCGGGCCGTCCGCGATGGAGACGACTATCTCATTACCGGCACCAAAACCTTTATCACCAACGGGGGCATTGCCGATGTCTATGTGGTGTTCGCCAAAACCGACCCGGCGGCAGGCTATGCGGGTGTCAGCGCATTCATTGTCGACGGAAAAACCCCCGGCATTTCCAGCGGGAAAAAGTTCAAAAAACTCGGTCTTAGGGCCAGTCACACCGCCGAAGTCCATTTTGACCAGGTGCGTGTCCCGGCCGCCAACCGCCTCGGTCCTGAAGGGCAAGCTTTTTTGGGCGCGATGAAAATGTTGGAGCACTCCCGGCCCACCGTCGCCATTGCAGCCGTTGGGGTGGCGCGGGCGGCTTATGAATATGCGTTACAATATGCTAAGGAACGCGTGCAATTTAATAAGCCGATCTATCACAACCAAGCGATTTCGTTCCCGTTGGTCGAGATGCGCACCAAAATTGACGCAGGTCGGTTGCTCGCGTATCGGGCCGCCTGGTTGGCCGACAATCAACAGTCCTGTAATTTAGAGGGTTCCATGGCCAAAGCGTTTTGCGGCGATATGGCCATGGAAGTGACGACCCAAGCCGTGCAAACCCTGGGCGGGTATGGCTATATGCGGGACTTTCCGGTTGAAAAATGGTTCCGTGACGCGAAAATCATGTCCATCTATGAAGGAACCACCCAAATTCAAAAGCGGGTTATGACCCGCTTGTTATAA
- a CDS encoding SOS-response transcriptional repressor, LexA (PFAM: LexA DNA binding domain; Peptidase S24-like~TIGRFAM: SOS regulatory protein LexA~COGs: COG1974 SOS-response transcriptional repressors (RecA-mediated autopeptidase)~HAMAP: LexA repressor~InterPro IPR006200:IPR006199:IPR019759~KEGG: tmr:Tmar_1083 SOS-response transcriptional repressor, LexA~PFAM: LexA DNA-binding region; Peptidase S24/S26A/S26B, conserved region~SPTR: LexA repressor;~TIGRFAM: Peptidase S24, LexA repressor) yields MRRSAAERQQDILQFIQRYLQRYGYPPSVREIGAAVGLKSTASVARYLKRLEEGGLISHPPAKRRAWRVERDRGEPPVPVPLIGRITAGQPILAVENVEDTWSVTPSLFSRQPDYFLRVKGDSMIGVGIFDGDLVAVEAVNTADSGDIVIAVIGEEATVKTLDITPHGLRLLPANPRYQPIEHPYIQVIGRVIGLVRTY; encoded by the coding sequence ATGAGGCGGAGCGCGGCAGAGCGTCAGCAGGATATCTTACAATTCATCCAACGCTATCTTCAGCGGTATGGATACCCTCCCTCCGTGCGGGAAATTGGGGCCGCCGTCGGCCTGAAATCCACCGCCAGTGTTGCGCGCTATTTGAAGCGGTTGGAAGAAGGCGGGCTAATTTCCCATCCTCCCGCGAAGCGGCGGGCCTGGCGCGTCGAACGTGACCGGGGCGAACCGCCGGTTCCCGTCCCTTTAATTGGCCGCATTACCGCGGGCCAGCCGATTTTAGCGGTCGAAAATGTCGAGGATACCTGGTCCGTGACGCCGAGCCTTTTTTCCCGTCAGCCGGATTATTTTTTGCGTGTCAAAGGTGATTCCATGATTGGCGTCGGCATTTTCGACGGGGATTTGGTCGCGGTCGAGGCCGTGAATACGGCGGATAGCGGGGATATCGTGATTGCCGTCATCGGAGAGGAAGCGACCGTGAAAACGCTCGATATCACCCCTCACGGACTCCGGCTTTTACCGGCGAATCCCCGTTATCAGCCGATTGAGCATCCCTATATCCAGGTGATCGGCCGAGTCATTGGCCTGGTCCGCACCTATTAG
- a CDS encoding aluminum resistance family protein (PFAM: Aluminium resistance protein~COGs: COG4100 Cystathionine beta-lyase family protein involved in aluminum resistance~InterPro IPR009651~KEGG: sth:STH1738 aluminum resistance protein~PFAM: Aluminium resistance~SPTR: Aluminum resistance protein) has translation MTSLSDVFTSLQPAWRYIETIVQKNSRRVVDAFRQSGLSTQDLQGTTGYGYGDRGRDILDRIVAEIFGCPAGLLRAQWVSGTHALTTTLRAFGPQTQRIWLANGRVYDTLAGVIAQLSREWGWEIIALPTQSDGRPAWDRVREKPNPGDIVYIQRSRGYEPRPAWGPQDIRPVIEWAHQGGAYAVVDNCYGEFTQPEEPGHWGADLVVGSLMKNAGGAIAPTGAYVAGQEALVEKVADQLIAPGIGREVGATHPYQRLLAQGLFLAPLLVGEALMGGLYLSAKAEALGIPVDPPVSQWDRNDIVVSLELGRPERIVRFCQAIQAWSPVDAHVTPEPWAMPGYPNAVIMAAGGFVAGASLELSADAPMREPYRVYVQGGINRWHTLLAVDQAFQAALD, from the coding sequence ATGACCAGCCTGTCAGACGTATTCACATCCCTGCAACCTGCCTGGCGATATATCGAAACGATTGTGCAAAAGAATTCCCGCCGCGTCGTCGACGCGTTCCGCCAGAGCGGGCTGTCTACCCAAGATTTACAAGGCACCACCGGCTATGGGTATGGAGACCGCGGACGCGACATCTTAGACCGGATCGTCGCCGAAATTTTTGGTTGCCCGGCGGGACTTCTGCGGGCCCAATGGGTATCGGGCACCCACGCCCTCACGACCACTTTACGGGCGTTCGGTCCGCAAACCCAACGGATTTGGCTCGCCAACGGACGCGTCTATGACACGTTAGCGGGCGTCATCGCCCAATTAAGCCGCGAATGGGGATGGGAGATCATTGCGCTCCCCACCCAGAGCGACGGACGACCCGCCTGGGATCGCGTGCGTGAAAAGCCGAATCCGGGCGATATCGTCTATATTCAACGGTCTCGCGGCTATGAACCCCGGCCGGCCTGGGGCCCACAGGATATAAGACCGGTGATTGAGTGGGCCCATCAGGGCGGTGCCTATGCCGTGGTGGATAATTGCTATGGCGAATTCACCCAACCGGAAGAGCCGGGGCATTGGGGCGCAGATTTAGTCGTGGGCAGTTTGATGAAAAACGCGGGCGGCGCCATTGCTCCCACAGGGGCCTATGTCGCCGGTCAAGAGGCCTTAGTCGAAAAAGTCGCGGATCAACTCATCGCCCCGGGAATCGGGCGGGAAGTGGGAGCCACCCATCCATACCAACGTCTTTTGGCGCAAGGGCTCTTTTTGGCGCCGCTCCTCGTCGGAGAGGCGTTGATGGGCGGTCTCTATCTTAGCGCCAAAGCCGAGGCCTTAGGGATTCCGGTCGATCCGCCCGTATCCCAATGGGACCGTAACGATATTGTCGTGAGCCTCGAATTAGGCCGACCTGAACGGATCGTCCGCTTTTGCCAAGCGATTCAGGCGTGGTCTCCGGTGGATGCGCATGTGACGCCGGAACCGTGGGCGATGCCCGGATACCCTAATGCGGTGATTATGGCGGCAGGCGGATTCGTCGCCGGTGCATCGTTGGAACTCTCGGCCGACGCCCCCATGCGAGAGCCGTACCGCGTCTATGTTCAAGGCGGGATTAACCGTTGGCACACCCTATTGGCGGTCGACCAGGCTTTCCAAGCCGCGTTGGACTAA
- a CDS encoding GTP-binding protein HSR1-related protein (PFAM: GTPase of unknown function~InterPro IPR002917~KEGG: tmr:Tmar_1079 GTP-binding protein HSR1-related protein~PFAM: GTP-binding protein, HSR1-related~SPTR: GTP-binding protein HSR1-related protein) — protein MEALIVGRPNVGKTLLALNFAQYVGHRDIRWLTADEGGEPFTRRLWVERARRELVSPSAPKTRRLQTFQVELRDRRHPDPWAFIDTVGLDHQISEDPQVRQQIAMTLERMARSPVVLHVVDAHAVTRYTPEEWGTDDALVAYCRARRGYTILANKMDKTGADRGYRVLRERYRGLLLISVSAITHQGFRELKQLLTRRNW, from the coding sequence ATGGAAGCCTTAATTGTAGGCCGTCCGAATGTGGGCAAAACCTTGTTGGCCTTAAATTTTGCCCAATATGTTGGGCATCGGGATATTCGCTGGCTCACGGCGGACGAGGGGGGAGAGCCCTTTACCCGCCGTCTGTGGGTTGAACGCGCCCGACGCGAACTGGTGTCGCCGAGCGCGCCCAAAACCCGGCGTTTGCAAACCTTTCAAGTCGAACTGCGTGACCGCCGGCACCCAGACCCTTGGGCCTTCATCGATACCGTCGGATTGGATCACCAAATCTCCGAGGATCCGCAGGTCCGCCAACAGATTGCCATGACGTTAGAGCGTATGGCCCGCTCACCGGTCGTGTTACATGTAGTGGACGCCCACGCGGTGACACGTTATACTCCGGAAGAGTGGGGGACCGATGACGCCTTGGTAGCCTATTGCCGCGCGCGACGTGGCTACACCATCTTAGCCAACAAAATGGACAAAACCGGGGCCGACCGGGGTTATCGGGTATTACGGGAGCGGTATCGGGGACTCCTGCTCATTTCCGTATCCGCGATAACGCACCAAGGCTTCCGGGAGTTAAAACAGCTATTGACCCGGCGCAATTGGTAA